The region NNNNNNNNNNNNNNNNNNNNNNNNNNNNNNNNNNNNNNNNNNNNNNNNNNNNNNNNNNNNNNNNNNNNNNNNNNNNNNNNNNNNNNNNNNNNNNNNNNNNNNNNNNNNNNNNNNNNNNNNNNNNNNNNNNNNNNNNNNNNNNNNNNNNNNNNNNNNNNNNNNNNNNNNNNNNNNNNNNNNNNNNNNNNNNNNNNNNNNNNNNNNNNNNNNNNNNNNNNNNNNNNNNNNNNNNNNNNNNNNNNNNNNNNNNNNNNNNNNNNNNNNNNNNNNNNNNNNNNNNNNNNNNNNNNNNNNNNNNNNNNNNNNNNNNNNNNNNNNNNNNNNNNNNNNNNNNNNNNNNNNNNNNNNNNNNNNNNNNNNNNNNNNNNNNNNNNNNNNNNNNNNNNNNNNNNNNNNNNNNNNNNNNNNNNNNNNNNNNNNNNNNNNNNNNNNNNNNNNNNNNNNNNNNNNNNNNNNNNNNNNNNNNNNNNNNNNNNNNNNNNNNNNNNNNNNNNNNNNNNNNNNNNNNNNNNNNNNNNNNNNNNNNNNNNNNNNNNNNNNNNNNNNNNNNNNNNNNNNNNNNNNNNNNNNNNNNNNNNNNNNNNNNNNNNNNNNNNNNNNNNNNNNNNNNNNNNNNNNNNNNNNNNNNNNNNNNNNNNNNNNNNNNNNNNNNNNNNNNNNNNNNNNNNNNNNNNNNNNNNNNNNNNNNNNNNNNNNNNNNNNNNNNNNNNNNNNNNNNNNNNNNNNNNNNNNNNNNNNNNNNNNNNNNNNNNNNNNNNNNNNNNNNNNNNNNNNNNNNNNNNNNNNNNNNNNNNNNNNNNNNNNNNNNNNNNNNAGAGCGAACATATTGCCCTACCATTATTATTCTACTTGTAATGTAAGAGTTATGCCTGCCTTTGTTTGGGTCTTCTCTTTTGACTTTTACCACTAtacatttataaatttctctcacTTCCTCCAAAGTCCCAAAATGGCAACACATAGGTCTCGGTTCACATTATGTGAACTTTATTTTAGCATATCTaatgcaacaaaaaaaagaaaaaaaaaaaaaatcaattgccaaataattaataattttatatgtcTTAGTACTTGCTAAGAACTAATCCTGAACAATTGAGGAATCTTTGAAGAACACACCATAATGGGCTTTACAAATTTCCTCTCTGACGAAGAACATGGGCCACTACTATTATTTGATATGGTTTAGGACTAGCTAATTACAAATATTAGAATCATGGATAACACACTAATATGCATTGCTAcaaattttatttgtcaaaacaAGTAGAGTTTTGAAGGAAATGGTGAGTTAGAAAACACAAATTCTGGAAACCAACATAAACaaaatttcaatattataaGCTAGCTAAGAAAATTAATTGTATCAACCATCTTCTATTCTACATCAAAAGTTTGAATTTGAGCTCATCAAATTGCCCTTGAAGACTTTTGAACAACTAAAAGAATTTCTTTTATGGTCAATGGAGGAGTTAGTTGGGAATTGATTGATATGATTCTTCTACATAAAAAATCCATTATGCTATACTTTATGCCTCCCAACTGAGCCTTAGTGCATGAGTACATCCAAGAACTCAAAAGTATTCAAAATCCAATAAGAAAATTATGTTAAGAGAAAGTATTTATACCTGTGGCGTGTACTTGATGGCAGTCATGACAACTTGTATAGTACTGAAATGCACAAAGCAAGATTAGTTAAACCATCATAATATACCAACAAGAGCCTGTTTGGTTCACATGTTGGATGATATCATCCAAGAAAATCATTTCTAAGAAAGTATAACATGGGCATCACTTTAGAAAGAGTCTTACAATGATATGCTAGTTCACTTGTGAAAATTGCTTGGAatgaaatattgaaatatttacTTAAATGTGATCTCCGAGAtgtgaaattaataaataaaaaataaacaaggtAAGGTTATGAGGGGGACAGAAAGGTTTGTGATGATTCAAAAGGATGAGAATAAAAATGTCTAAGAAAAACATGGGTAAGtgctctttttattattattattattattattattattattattattattattattcatttgaaGCACTTTTGGTAGAAGCACCAATCTCTTCACATCTAGGAAAAGTAGTTATACCATTTATTTCACCGTTCATTAAATACTTttttagccaaaaaaaaaaaaaaactatagaaCGAGGACCACACAATAATCCTAACAGAGAAATTTATGAAGATATATATGCAATTTATCTAACTTTATAGGTTGACATAagttaattgtttttataaataatataactaaacaataaaatgggTTTAATgttaattagaaataaaactttcattttatcatgactatattttcttctaaataaataaaattaaaaattaaacaataaaataaattataaatattcttactaaattataaaattttattaatttttaaaaaataaagtttaaaattCGTGTTAAATTAATGGGAATTTCATCAATTATATAAAGGTAAGTTTAGAAATATTTGTGTAAAAATTTTGagagttttaaaattaattttataaaacttaattatattatcaacattttttttagaatatatatactACAACATATAGAACAAGTTTCATATTAAAGGACCAACATTTGAAAATTcagtttaggaaaaaaaaatattacccattacaaattcaaataaaaatgctTTTGAGCTCTTTCTTCGAGCATATAATACCAATTTTACATAAAAGTtgaaacataataatttaaattcacctttaaatttttttttttaaataaaccaaaCCCAAAAAGTTGGTTTTTCAATAACCCAAACCTAAACCTGAATCAACTcgttcaattaataaaaaatttcaagtttctTACCCAACCCCTATTTAGACTATCATAATCTACAAGAATTTAACACCTATTGGTTTATGACTTTTCcctcaaattaattatttcatatatatacaaacatgagaatgaaatatattttttaagaatttttttaataaatagatgaCAAACACCTCCTTATTTAAGGTAAATCAGGGACGTGCATAAATGTGGAGTTAATAATTCAACACACCTTATGCTCTCATCTTGcgtgtattttataatttacgTTTAGATTCTCTCAAAACCTAATATGAATACTTTATGTAAAAAAACTTAATACCAATAAATGAAAGAGactattacttattttttaacaattccTGAGAATGCTTCAAAGATTATATGAAACCAACAAGGCCTAACTTTGAGATGAGTTTGtcattcaaattttgaaacaacTTAGGAAATGTATCtttcaataaaacttacttgaaCACAGAGACGAGCCAAAGCCAAGAATGTTTGGGCCAAGCCACAATCACACATACCAAAGCAGAAAGCCAGATGACGGAAGTGATTGAAATGCATGTTTTTGAGACCTTCTGATGTCCACGCTGTTCTCCCaagacaatttaaaaaaaaaaattaaaatatttacagCCTAAGCTTTTTGACAAAAAAGCCTAAGCTTTTTAGGAATCAACACCAGATCCAAGGATACAAAGGtgaaaattttaagaaataCTTACGTCATAAATTAGAACCTGGAACAATGTAAAAACTGTCAACGTTACAGCATGCATTGAGAAAGCAACATCACTTGGTGCTACAGGAATCATCTAAcacaataaaaaaccaaaaaaaaaactaaatattacACATGTAGATTATTTAAAattgacaaagcataattgcgAAACTTAGAAACAGAATTTTGGTCTAAAGAAATGGTGAGAACTAGGTctctttttatagttttaaaatgatACTTTGCATCAATCACTGGTTAGCCCAATGATAAGTCATAAGGCAATGGGTGAGGAAAACGTAAAGTCAAATTCTTGAATTGGAGTATTGTAGCACTATTGTTTATCCAATACTTCCAGATTCATGTATTGTTCATAGTATCGTTCTAAGTTGGTTTGAATGGGTCTTTTATGAAAAGTGATGTATCTCCCTTTCAAGATTGAATGGTAGgaagatttatttttaagattttcgTAAGCTAATGTAACTAATACACTCCCTATTTGCCTGTCTCTTGAGTGGTTCTCACTTtcgttaaaaagaaaaagatactTTGCTagtaaatgattttattttatttattattttaaaaaaaatttaaaatagtagAAAATTAATCCATTTAACTAATAACTATTACATTAGGTTTCCTACGTAAAGTGTTCATTCTACTGAAAAAATGAGGTATCTTCTATAGATGGCTAATGATAAAAAGTTAGGAACACCTACACATTTTTCCCTTTTCGCTACCGAGTCAATCcatataaaaccaaaacaaaattacATCCCAAACTCAACAACGTTGGCTTTTCTAACCTCCAAAGCATCACAAACGTCATCTCAACATACCATAAGACTATAAGAGGAAACCAAAACCAGTGCAAATTTGGAAGACAACGTCCCAAATTTAACCCCAAGACACTCCAAACTCAATATCCACAAAATGGAATCTCAAAATTCTacttaaaagaataaataacaagaaaaacaacAGTCACGGACCTGATCATGGCCATACTTGTTATGATACTGCCTCTGAATAGCCTTGCTGAAGAAGAGGCCGGCGTTGTAAATCAAATAGGAAGAGTGCTTGGTAAGGTTCAGCACCAAGAAATCAAAGTTCAATCCCACAACACTTCAGAAACAAACAACCAAAAtctcaaaaaagaaaaccttGAAAACCAAAACTAAGATCACATTGTCACTGAAATCCAAACCTTTTTCTCTTGAAATTGAGGATGACTTGAGGATAAAAACTGAAGGACCACGAGAAGAAGGCAAGCCATCCAAGAACTTGGTAGGCAATCTCCATCTCCACAGAGTTCCAAGAAGCCATCTTTGGAGACCTTGACTTCAATCTAGCACTAGAGAATTTGGAGAGAGATGGCGCGGAGAGTGGGAGAAGACTAGCACTTAATAAGCGAGTGGCGAGTGAAGTGAAGTGAAGGAAAGGGATGTTCACATTTGGAAAAGAGAAAAACCAGATTGACAAAAATAGCCCCCAGAAGATGAGAAGAGCATATATACTGCTGCTATTTGAGAACGTCAAATGGTGTGCTGTACAGAATTGATGTGaataagggtatttttgttaattaatgtgAATGGAGTGGTTTTCAGTGTACGTATCTAGTCCAGAATCCATCTAGGTACGCATTTGTTCCTGGTCTGGTGtccaatttagtttttttttcaaatattacctaagattttttttatttttttattaataatg is a window of Dioscorea cayenensis subsp. rotundata cultivar TDr96_F1 chromosome 5, TDr96_F1_v2_PseudoChromosome.rev07_lg8_w22 25.fasta, whole genome shotgun sequence DNA encoding:
- the LOC120260067 gene encoding cystinosin homolog → MASWNSVEMEIAYQVLGWLAFFSWSFSFYPQVILNFKRKSVVGLNFDFLVLNLTKHSSYLIYNAGLFFSKAIQRQYHNKYGHDQMIPVAPSDVAFSMHAVTLTVFTLFQVLIYDRGHQKVSKTCISITSVIWLSALVCVIVAWPKHSWLWLVSVFNTIQVVMTAIKYTPQV